The following DNA comes from Ascaphus truei isolate aAscTru1 chromosome 1, aAscTru1.hap1, whole genome shotgun sequence.
CCTTAATTTCTTAAATATTTCCATAATAGGAGTATTGTGACAGAAGCAATAGCAACAGCAAGGGTCGGAACTAAAAGCTCATGGTTACCATGGTTTCTTTCGGATGGTGTTTCATGCCCTCCTTGGCTACCCTTGCCATTCGATGACCGACAAATACTTGAACCATTAGGCGACTTGTGTGGTGAAAAGATATCGTTCTCTCCTCTGAGATCAATGCTGGGCTCTTCCACCACCGTTATGTCAAAATTCCTGATATCCGAGCTGTCAATGTAGCTTGTCTCCTCTGGCTGCTGAGAATCATAGAAGCTGGTATCTCCTTCTGCCCCCTTTCTGGTTTCATCGGCATTTCCTCTTTTTCTTTCAGCTGACGATGTAGGATACGAATAATCACTTTCTACCGGACCTATGTTGTTTCTGGGGTATGCCAAATTGCTACCAGGAGACACATTCTTCTGCATGCTCTCATTCCTAGGATTGGCCACATTTGACCGATTTATCGGtggcactccccctctctccacgtaGTGGTGACTTACCTGTTGACCTGGATTTGTTCTACTGGCGATGCTCACATGGGGTAGATGCTGTGTAGGCCGAGATGGATCCTGGTGATTACCATTGAGGGAATCAGCACTTATCAATAATGGGTCACTCGTCTCACTAATTTGAAGGTCTGGTATAATAGCTAATGGCTCCTGCAGCCTCTGGGCGCCAAGGTTTTCTAAACCTGATGTCAGTACACTTGGTTTGGCAAGACTCATTTCATTACATTCATCACCATCAATCGGTGGTCTCCTTGAAGGATTTGGAAACGCAGCACCAGGCCTTGGCGACACTGCAGGAATAACCTGATGAGGAAAAAGATGCTGTGTAGGCCGAGATGGACCCTGGTGATTACTATTGAGGGAATCAGCCCTTATCAATAATGGGTCACTCATCTCACTAATTTGAAACTCAGGTACAATAGATAATGGCTCCTGCAGCCTCTGGGCGCCAAGGTTTTCTACACTTGATGTCAGTACACTTGGTTTGGCAAGACTCATTTCATTACATTCATCACCATCAATCGGTGGTCTGCTTGAAGGATTTGGAGCCGCAGCACCAGGCCTTGGTGACACCGCAGGAATAACCTGATGAGGAAAAAAGacaggttatttatttattt
Coding sequences within:
- the MAVS gene encoding mitochondrial antiviral-signaling protein, with amino-acid sequence MTFAEDKLLDYLRVNIDLLRGINVVDLLTYITCLSQPSQEKLRQQLQNDGNHRTIWHLIDEMRRRPGWVNQLLSALRQSNQPELADQIQSVYNGFEIPRRAQNPPFSPPSASNYPSSLDPTHGQNQQQPAFEPQLQSAAVLQPQQPESCLQQPYSEPRSQVQPEPHLQPQLQPQNVLKPQFPSLQHSQAHPQPLPRAHHEPNPVIQLKTQPQSQHESQLHVQPKSYQHTQPKNVEDLKTSVAETSPSTSEASHNVHNLFNKVPETPIKSPSIPPGGAHPAVDVAVTDRSPSPTVKEPVQNQRYRPETAVEAVDAPKQCSSASPARYPGDTDAAAAERHTRESPVVQKVIPAVSPRPGAAAPNPSSRPPIDGDECNEMSLAKPSVLTSSVENLGAQRLQEPLSIVPEFQISEMSDPLLIRADSLNSNHQGPSRPTQHLFPHQVIPAVSPRPGAAFPNPSRRPPIDGDECNEMSLAKPSVLTSGLENLGAQRLQEPLAIIPDLQISETSDPLLISADSLNGNHQDPSRPTQHLPHVSIASRTNPGQQVSHHYVERGGVPPINRSNVANPRNESMQKNVSPGSNLAYPRNNIGPVESDYSYPTSSAERKRGNADETRKGAEGDTSFYDSQQPEETSYIDSSDIRNFDITVVEEPSIDLRGENDIFSPHKSPNGSSICRSSNGKGSQGGHETPSERNHGNHELLVPTLAVAIASVTILLLWKYLRN